caccccCTTTGGCCCCACCTACATACCGCCTTCCATTATAGTATACACCGCTCTATATCACGCGCTAGTGAAGCTCGCCCATGGCGCGTATATCTCGCGTTTTTCTacctctctctgctctctatACCCCTATAATATTCCTATTTTATGGGCTGCCAGTAATGCCTGCTCGATCTGAGCTTACCCCGGCTCTTAGAGAGAGGATATGTGAGCTTCACTCGGCTGTTCACTGGGGTTATAAGCGCATTCACAACCGGTACCCAtggatttctctctctaCAATCCGGTATACAATTAAAAAAGAGCACGAACGGCGTGCTGGTGTTACGAAACCTCGCTCTGGTCGACCAAAGAAGCTTGATGCCACCGACAAAGTACGTCTTTTGGATGCTATCTCGAATAATCCACGTATTACCCACGAAGACCTTCTTACTGAGGTATCTTATAAAGTGAAAATCGACTCAGTTCGACGCCTTTTAAATGCTGAAAACCTCCGGAAATGGAGATGTAGCTGGAGGCCTTATTTATCTGAGGAAGCTGCACTTAAACGACTCCGTTGGGCCGTACGTTACCGACACTTTACCCCTGAGGATTGGGCCCGTGTTTTTTGGTCTGATGAGTGTACGGTTGAGCgtgggattggtgttcgTCGAGAATGGACCTTTATTCGCCCGAGAGACCAGCCGAAAGAAGGACAATGTCAAGGATTACCACACCGAGGCAAGCAAGTTAAACAGATGTTTTGGGCTGCTTTTTCGGGGGCTACAGCGCAGCTTGCATGGGATCAATTAGATCTAGATCATCTAAAGCATCTCTGGGACCAAGCCGAACCGGGTGGAGGCTGTTGTTGAGAGCCAGGGGTGGTATACGCCGTACTAGATGGATAGTTTGAATTCATGGTTTTATTCCGGCAGAAAATTACATAATATAGGGGTGTGGGGCCaggggtgttaaaacttttgcgGAGTCACTGTAGGCAAGAGTTTCTATTAAGGTGTGGTAACCCTATACCGGAAGGGGGTGGGGTTACTTGGCGACGACCGGGTATAAgtgtgtatgttgtaggtaaTGAA
The nucleotide sequence above comes from Penicillium digitatum chromosome 1, complete sequence. Encoded proteins:
- a CDS encoding Transposable element tc3 transposase, putative, with translation MPARSELTPALRERICELHSAVHWGYKRIHNRYPWISLSTIRYTIKKEHERRAGVTKPRSGRPKKLDATDK